A single region of the Streptomyces sp. NBC_00425 genome encodes:
- a CDS encoding acyl-CoA dehydrogenase family protein, which translates to MTTLIESDEHKALRAAVTSFAKAHTDTADLWRAAAELGYIGVNLPEAYGGGGGGITELSLVLEEMGAAGNPLLMMIVSPAICGTVIARFGTEAQKQTWLPALADGSRLMAFGITEPDAGSNSHRITTTARRDPASGDWLLTGRKVFVSGVDIADATLIVGRTEDARTGRLKPCLFIVPRDAPGFSRRRIDMELHSVEKQFELVLDDVRLPADALVGDEDAGLLQLFAGLNPERIMTAAFAVGMGRHALARAIEYARERTVWDTPIGAHQAIAHPLAQAHIDLELARLMMQKAAHLYDAGDDAGAGEAANMAKYAAGEACVKAVDQAVHTLGGNGLTREFGLARLITASRVARIAPVSREMILNYVSHQTLGLPKSY; encoded by the coding sequence GTGACGACCCTGATCGAATCCGACGAGCACAAGGCACTCCGCGCGGCGGTGACCTCCTTCGCCAAGGCCCACACCGACACCGCAGACCTCTGGCGGGCGGCCGCCGAACTCGGCTACATCGGCGTCAACCTCCCGGAGGCCTACGGAGGCGGAGGCGGCGGCATCACCGAACTCTCCCTCGTCCTCGAGGAGATGGGCGCCGCGGGCAATCCGCTCCTGATGATGATCGTCTCCCCGGCGATCTGCGGCACGGTCATCGCCCGCTTCGGCACCGAGGCCCAGAAACAGACGTGGCTCCCGGCGCTGGCCGACGGCAGCCGCCTCATGGCGTTCGGCATCACCGAACCCGACGCCGGCTCCAACAGCCACCGCATCACCACCACCGCCCGCCGCGACCCCGCGAGCGGCGACTGGCTGCTGACCGGTCGCAAGGTCTTCGTCTCCGGCGTGGACATCGCCGACGCGACCCTGATCGTCGGCCGCACCGAAGACGCGCGCACGGGCCGCCTCAAGCCCTGCCTGTTCATCGTCCCGCGCGACGCGCCCGGCTTCTCCCGCCGCCGGATCGACATGGAACTGCACAGCGTGGAGAAGCAGTTCGAGCTCGTCCTGGACGACGTGCGGCTCCCGGCCGACGCCCTGGTGGGCGACGAGGACGCCGGGCTGCTGCAGCTCTTCGCCGGTCTGAACCCGGAGCGCATCATGACGGCCGCCTTCGCTGTCGGCATGGGCCGGCACGCGCTGGCCCGAGCGATCGAGTACGCGCGCGAACGCACCGTCTGGGACACCCCCATCGGCGCCCACCAGGCCATCGCGCACCCCCTCGCACAGGCCCACATCGACCTCGAACTGGCCCGCCTGATGATGCAGAAGGCGGCCCACCTGTACGACGCGGGCGACGACGCGGGCGCGGGCGAGGCCGCCAACATGGCCAAGTACGCGGCGGGCGAGGCGTGTGTGAAGGCCGTCGACCAGGCCGTCCACACCCTCGGCGGCAACGGCCTCACGCGGGAGTTCGGCCTCGCCCGGTTGATAACGGCCTCCCGCGTGGCTCGTATCGCCCCGGTGAGCCGGGAGATGATTCTCAACTACGTCTCCCACCAGACCCTGGGCCTGCCCAAGTCGTACTGA
- a CDS encoding 4-coumarate--CoA ligase family protein has protein sequence MFRSAYADVPPIELPIHDVVLGRAAEFGELPALVDGTDGTTLTYDQLDRFHRRVAAALAEAGVAKGDVLALHSPNTVAFPIAFYAATRAGATVTTVHPLATAEEFAKQLGDSAARWIVTVSPLLQTARRAAELAGGVEEIFVCDTAPGHRSLVDMLGSAAPEPQVTIDPVADVAALPYSSGTTGVPKGVMLTHRQIATNLAQLEPAISAGPGDRILAVLPFFHIYGLTALMNAPLRQGATVVVLPRFDLETFLAAIQKHRITGLYVAPPIVLALAKHPAVAAYDLTSLKYVISAAAPLDAALAAACAERLNLPPVGQAYGMTELSPGTHVVPLSAMREAPGGTVGRLIAGTEMRIVSLDDPDKDLGVGEAGEILIRGPQVMKGYLGRPDATADMIDDAGWLHTGDVGRVDEDGWLFVVDRVKELIKYKGFQVAPAELEALLLTHPQIADAAVIGVYDDDGNEVPHAFVVRRPTAPELAAGEVAMYVAERVAPYKRVRHVTFVDAVPRAASGKILRRRLRERA, from the coding sequence ATGTTCCGCAGCGCGTACGCAGACGTCCCGCCCATAGAACTCCCCATCCACGACGTCGTGCTGGGCCGTGCCGCCGAGTTCGGCGAGCTGCCCGCCCTCGTCGACGGCACGGACGGCACCACCCTCACGTACGACCAGCTGGACCGGTTCCACCGGCGGGTCGCCGCTGCCCTCGCCGAGGCCGGCGTCGCCAAGGGCGACGTGCTGGCCCTGCACAGCCCCAACACCGTCGCGTTCCCGATCGCCTTCTACGCGGCCACCCGCGCGGGCGCCACCGTCACCACGGTGCATCCGCTCGCCACCGCCGAGGAGTTCGCCAAACAGCTCGGCGACTCGGCCGCCCGCTGGATCGTCACCGTCTCGCCGCTGCTGCAGACGGCCCGGCGGGCCGCCGAACTCGCGGGCGGCGTCGAGGAGATCTTCGTCTGCGACACCGCCCCCGGGCACCGCTCGCTGGTCGACATGCTCGGCTCGGCGGCCCCCGAACCGCAGGTGACCATCGACCCGGTGGCCGACGTCGCGGCCCTGCCGTACTCCTCCGGCACCACCGGCGTGCCCAAGGGCGTCATGCTCACCCACCGGCAGATCGCCACCAACCTGGCCCAGCTCGAACCGGCGATCTCCGCGGGACCCGGCGACCGCATCCTCGCCGTGCTGCCCTTCTTCCACATCTACGGCCTCACCGCCCTGATGAACGCCCCGCTGCGGCAGGGCGCCACCGTCGTCGTCCTGCCCCGCTTCGACCTCGAGACGTTCCTCGCCGCCATCCAGAAGCACCGCATCACCGGCCTGTACGTGGCCCCGCCGATCGTCCTCGCCCTCGCCAAGCACCCGGCGGTCGCCGCCTACGACCTGACGTCGCTGAAGTACGTGATCAGTGCGGCCGCACCGCTGGACGCCGCCCTCGCCGCGGCCTGCGCCGAGCGCCTGAACCTCCCGCCCGTGGGCCAGGCCTACGGAATGACGGAACTGTCGCCGGGCACCCACGTCGTCCCGCTGTCCGCCATGCGCGAGGCGCCCGGCGGCACCGTCGGCCGGCTCATCGCCGGCACCGAGATGCGGATCGTCTCCCTCGACGATCCCGACAAGGATCTCGGCGTCGGCGAGGCCGGCGAGATCCTCATCCGCGGACCGCAGGTCATGAAGGGCTACCTGGGACGCCCCGACGCCACCGCCGACATGATCGACGACGCCGGCTGGCTGCACACCGGCGACGTCGGGCGCGTCGACGAGGACGGCTGGCTGTTCGTCGTCGACCGCGTCAAGGAGCTCATCAAGTACAAGGGCTTCCAGGTGGCCCCCGCCGAACTCGAGGCACTGCTGCTCACCCACCCGCAGATCGCGGACGCGGCCGTCATCGGCGTCTACGACGACGACGGCAACGAGGTCCCGCACGCCTTCGTGGTCCGCCGGCCCACCGCACCCGAACTCGCCGCGGGCGAGGTCGCGATGTACGTCGCCGAACGGGTCGCCCCCTACAAGCGCGTCCGCCACGTCACCTTCGTCGACGCCGTGCCCAGAGCCGCCTCGGGCAAGATCCTCCGCCGCCGGCTGCGGGAGCGCGCATGA
- a CDS encoding enoyl-CoA hydratase family protein, with protein sequence MTTATAPLIGRTRARGVETLSLDAPATRNALSSALVGALTDALADCAEDPGVRAVVLTHTGGTFCAGADLRDPPGPDAFVGLLRRIVALPKPVVARVAGHVRAGGLGLLAACDVTAASTASSFAFTEVRIGVAPAVISLPLLPRTDPRALARYYLTGERFDAPEAARIGLLTAAGDDVDAVLDPVLEGLRRSAPQGLAETKRLLTARVLEAFDRDAAGLTALSARLFSTAEAREGMTAFLERRDPAWAL encoded by the coding sequence ATGACGACGGCCACGGCGCCCCTGATCGGACGCACTCGCGCGCGGGGCGTCGAGACGCTCAGCCTCGACGCGCCCGCCACCCGCAACGCCCTCTCCTCGGCGCTCGTCGGCGCCCTCACCGACGCCCTCGCGGACTGCGCCGAGGACCCCGGCGTCCGCGCGGTCGTCCTCACCCACACCGGCGGCACGTTCTGCGCCGGCGCCGACCTGCGCGACCCGCCCGGCCCGGACGCGTTCGTCGGCCTGCTGCGCCGGATCGTCGCCCTGCCCAAGCCGGTCGTCGCCCGTGTCGCCGGGCACGTCCGGGCCGGCGGGCTCGGGCTGCTCGCCGCCTGCGACGTCACGGCCGCCTCCACCGCGTCGTCCTTCGCGTTCACGGAGGTCCGGATCGGGGTGGCGCCGGCGGTGATCTCCCTGCCGCTGCTCCCGCGCACCGACCCGCGGGCCCTCGCCCGCTACTACCTCACCGGCGAGCGCTTCGACGCCCCCGAGGCCGCCCGGATCGGCCTGCTGACCGCGGCCGGCGACGACGTCGACGCCGTCCTCGACCCCGTCCTGGAGGGGCTCCGCAGATCCGCCCCGCAGGGGCTGGCCGAGACGAAACGGCTGCTCACGGCTAGGGTGCTGGAGGCATTCGACCGGGATGCCGCCGGTCTCACCGCACTCTCGGCCCGGTTGTTCTCCACCGCCGAGGCCCGCGAGGGGATGACGGCCTTCCTCGAACGACGGGATCCCGCATGGGCGCTGTGA
- a CDS encoding TetR/AcrR family transcriptional regulator — translation MGAVSAVDRDRVPKQDRSRATRQRLLEAAVACLGERGWAGSTVSVVAERAGVSRGAAQHHFPTREDLFTAAVEYVAEERSTALRALFPQGAAGDRRAVVSALVDLYTGPLFRAALHLWVAASNEEQLRPRVTELEARVGRETHRIAVELLDADESLPGVRERVQGLLDMARGLGLANLLTDDGPRRERVVAQWAALLDEALG, via the coding sequence ATGGGCGCTGTGAGCGCGGTGGACCGCGACCGTGTCCCCAAGCAGGACCGCAGCCGGGCCACCCGGCAGCGGCTTCTGGAGGCCGCCGTCGCCTGCCTCGGCGAGCGCGGCTGGGCGGGCTCCACGGTCTCCGTCGTCGCCGAACGCGCGGGCGTCTCCCGCGGAGCCGCCCAGCACCACTTCCCCACCCGCGAGGACCTGTTCACCGCGGCCGTCGAGTACGTCGCCGAGGAACGCTCGACCGCGTTGCGCGCCCTGTTCCCGCAGGGCGCGGCCGGCGACCGGCGCGCGGTCGTCTCCGCCCTCGTCGACCTCTACACCGGCCCCCTCTTCCGGGCCGCCCTGCACCTGTGGGTGGCCGCCTCCAACGAGGAGCAGCTGCGCCCGCGGGTCACCGAACTGGAGGCCCGGGTGGGCCGCGAGACCCACCGCATAGCCGTGGAGCTCCTTGACGCCGACGAGTCCCTGCCCGGGGTCCGCGAGAGGGTCCAGGGACTCCTCGACATGGCCCGCGGCCTCGGCCTCGCCAACCTCCTCACCGACGACGGGCCGCGCCGCGAGCGGGTGGTGGCGCAGTGGGCGGCACTGCTGGACGAGGCGCTCGGCTGA
- the pdxH gene encoding pyridoxamine 5'-phosphate oxidase, translating to MRQDGRVTDADAASPGPVLGAGPGPALDPAAMRKQYRVEGIAEAELAATPVAQFARWFKDAAVEAHLFEPNAMVVSTADAEGRPSSRTVLLKQFDEQGFVFYTNYDSRKARDLAANPHVSLLFPWHPMARQVIVQGVARRTGRDETAAYFRTRPHGSQLGAWASAQSSVIASRDGLDASYAELAARYPEGEQVPVPPHWGGFRVAPRSVEFWQGRMNRLHDRLRYVAQPDGTWRTERLSP from the coding sequence ATGCGGCAGGATGGCCGTGTGACCGACGCAGACGCCGCCTCCCCCGGACCGGTCCTCGGTGCCGGTCCCGGTCCCGCGCTCGACCCCGCCGCCATGCGCAAGCAGTACCGGGTCGAGGGAATCGCCGAGGCCGAGCTGGCCGCGACGCCCGTGGCGCAGTTCGCCCGTTGGTTCAAGGACGCGGCCGTGGAGGCCCACCTCTTCGAGCCGAACGCCATGGTCGTCTCCACCGCGGACGCCGAGGGCCGGCCCAGCTCGCGCACGGTGCTGCTGAAGCAGTTCGACGAGCAGGGCTTCGTCTTCTACACCAACTACGACTCCCGCAAGGCCCGCGACCTCGCCGCGAACCCGCACGTCTCGCTGCTCTTCCCGTGGCATCCGATGGCCCGGCAGGTCATCGTGCAGGGCGTGGCGCGGCGCACCGGGCGCGACGAGACGGCGGCGTACTTCCGCACCCGGCCGCACGGCTCCCAGCTCGGCGCGTGGGCCAGCGCCCAGTCCTCGGTGATCGCCTCGCGCGACGGTCTCGACGCCTCCTACGCCGAGCTGGCGGCCCGCTACCCGGAGGGCGAGCAGGTGCCGGTGCCGCCGCACTGGGGCGGTTTCCGGGTGGCGCCGCGGTCCGTGGAGTTCTGGCAGGGCCGTATGAACCGTTTGCACGACCGACTGCGGTACGTGGCGCAGCCGGACGGCACCTGGCGCACGGAGCGACTCAGCCCCTGA
- a CDS encoding citrate synthase 2 — protein MSDFVPGLEGVVAFETEIAEPDKEGGALRYRGVDIEDLVGHVSFGNVWGLLVDGAFNPGLPPAEPFPIPVHSGDIRVDVQSALAMLAPVWGLKPLLDIDAEQAREDLARAAVMALSYVAQSARGQGTPMVPQREIDKARSVVERFMIRWRGEPDPKHVKAVDAYWTSAAEHGMNASTFTARVIASTGADVAAALSGAVGAMSGPLHGGAPSRVLGMIEEIERTGDADAYVKQALDRGERLMGFGHRVYRAEDPRARVLRRTARELGAPRFEIAEALEKAALAELHARRPDRVLATNVEFWAAIVLDFAEVPAHMFTSMFTCARTAGWSAHILEQKRTGRLVRPSARYIGPGSRNPREIEGYGDIAN, from the coding sequence ATGTCCGACTTCGTACCCGGACTCGAAGGAGTCGTCGCGTTCGAGACGGAGATCGCCGAACCCGACAAGGAGGGCGGCGCCCTGCGGTACCGGGGCGTCGACATCGAGGACCTGGTCGGCCATGTCTCCTTCGGCAACGTCTGGGGCCTGCTCGTGGACGGCGCCTTCAACCCCGGGCTGCCGCCCGCCGAGCCGTTCCCCATCCCCGTCCACTCCGGCGACATCCGCGTCGACGTCCAGTCCGCGCTCGCCATGCTCGCGCCCGTCTGGGGACTCAAGCCCCTCCTCGACATCGACGCCGAGCAGGCCCGTGAGGACCTCGCACGCGCCGCCGTCATGGCCCTCTCCTACGTCGCCCAGTCGGCGCGCGGCCAGGGCACGCCCATGGTCCCCCAGCGGGAGATCGACAAGGCCCGCTCCGTCGTCGAACGGTTCATGATCCGCTGGCGCGGCGAGCCCGATCCCAAGCACGTGAAGGCGGTCGACGCCTACTGGACGTCCGCGGCCGAACACGGCATGAACGCGTCCACCTTCACCGCCCGGGTGATCGCCTCGACCGGCGCCGACGTCGCCGCCGCGCTCTCCGGCGCCGTGGGCGCCATGTCCGGTCCGCTGCACGGCGGCGCCCCCTCCCGCGTCCTCGGCATGATCGAGGAGATCGAACGGACCGGCGACGCCGACGCCTACGTCAAGCAGGCCCTGGACAGGGGCGAGCGCCTGATGGGCTTCGGTCACCGCGTCTACCGCGCCGAGGACCCCCGCGCGCGCGTGCTGCGCCGCACCGCCCGCGAGCTCGGCGCACCCCGTTTCGAGATCGCCGAGGCCCTGGAGAAGGCCGCACTCGCCGAGCTCCACGCCCGCCGCCCGGACCGGGTCCTCGCGACGAACGTCGAGTTCTGGGCGGCCATCGTGCTGGACTTCGCCGAGGTCCCGGCGCACATGTTCACGTCCATGTTCACCTGCGCCCGCACGGCCGGCTGGTCGGCGCACATCCTGGAGCAGAAGCGCACCGGCCGTCTGGTCCGTCCGTCGGCCCGCTACATCGGCCCGGGCTCCCGCAACCCGCGGGAGATCGAGGGCTACGGCGACATCGCGAACTGA
- a CDS encoding isopenicillin N synthase family dioxygenase, with protein MTSVTPLPHRADQAEPSYRQLPVIDLSAADRGPRARKLLHAQLHGAAHDVGFFQLVGHGVGRRETEDLLTAMRAFFALPEAERLAIDNVNSPHFRGYTRTGDERTGGRQDWRDQLDIGAERPARAPGPDEPAYWWLQGPNQWPGGLPALRTAALAWIERLSAVAEKLLHELLAAIGAPADFYDPVFGERAHPHLKLVRYPGSAGDGAGQGVGAHKDYGFLTLLLQDRVGGLQVQREDGRFHDVPPLDGAFVVNLGELLEVATNGYLLATNHRVVSPPSAVERYSVPFFYNPRLDARVEPLPFPHASTARGVTDDPANPLFAEYGFNELKGKLRAHPLVAERHHAELLSPA; from the coding sequence ATGACGAGCGTGACCCCCCTCCCGCACCGCGCCGACCAGGCCGAACCGTCCTACCGGCAACTGCCGGTCATCGATCTCTCCGCCGCCGACCGCGGACCCCGGGCGCGGAAACTGCTGCACGCGCAGCTGCACGGCGCCGCGCACGACGTCGGCTTCTTCCAGCTGGTCGGCCACGGGGTCGGCCGGCGCGAGACCGAGGATCTGCTGACCGCCATGCGGGCCTTCTTCGCGCTGCCCGAGGCCGAGCGGCTCGCGATCGACAACGTGAACTCGCCGCACTTCCGCGGATACACGCGGACCGGCGACGAGCGGACCGGCGGCCGACAGGACTGGCGGGACCAGCTCGACATCGGGGCGGAGCGGCCCGCGCGGGCGCCGGGACCGGACGAGCCCGCGTACTGGTGGCTGCAGGGACCCAACCAGTGGCCCGGCGGGCTGCCCGCGCTGCGCACGGCGGCGCTCGCCTGGATCGAGCGGCTGAGCGCCGTCGCCGAGAAGTTGCTGCACGAACTGCTCGCCGCCATCGGGGCGCCCGCGGACTTCTACGACCCGGTCTTCGGGGAGCGGGCCCATCCCCATCTGAAGCTCGTGCGGTATCCCGGGAGTGCGGGGGACGGGGCCGGTCAGGGGGTGGGAGCCCACAAGGACTACGGGTTCCTGACCCTGCTCCTCCAGGACCGGGTGGGCGGACTCCAGGTGCAGCGCGAGGACGGACGCTTCCATGACGTCCCGCCGCTGGACGGGGCCTTCGTGGTGAACCTCGGAGAGCTGCTGGAGGTGGCGACGAACGGGTATCTCCTGGCCACCAACCACCGGGTGGTGTCGCCGCCGAGCGCGGTCGAGCGGTACTCCGTGCCGTTCTTCTACAACCCGCGCCTGGACGCCCGCGTCGAGCCGCTGCCCTTCCCGCACGCCTCCACCGCGCGCGGGGTGACCGACGACCCCGCCAACCCGCTCTTCGCCGAGTACGGCTTCAACGAGCTGAAGGGCAAGCTGCGCGCCCACCCACTGGTGGCCGAGCGGCATCACGCGGAGCTGCTCAGCCCCGCGTGA
- a CDS encoding PAS domain-containing protein yields MSASRRSGTTDELGPDEPEQPGRSGEDGPKTPDGTPDEAAPEGPDGADLLAALLDGMDAALCAFDGDGVVTHWNREAERILGWSAAEAVGRHGFAGWAVREADAADIEGRLMSAMHAPGRQVHEFALVTKDGGRVLVRTQSAAVPGPDGKAAGLYCAFSEVHAQIDLERSIALSEALFEDASWGVVLVDADLRPAVVNVHAARALGAGRTAVLGRPLGELLTRGAEELENALTHVLAEGAPPAPAELWVGVRTPDGEKRRCWRSGFLRLASPLAEEPVPLGVGWIFQDVTEAKQGEQEASLLRFRANQLHRAARAAAECEDASEAATVHLDFALAGFADHALVDRLMGGASADPDAAGRLRLMRVAATPTGGPGPSVLTGHAGLPLRYAEGHPALQCVSRAGSVRAGAGSAPADEAREWARARQWPEGTVHALCAVLRSRGRTLGVVTFLRGAGRSAFERTDATYAEDVAGRMAAALDLADLAADAAKAASRGDTAGG; encoded by the coding sequence GTGAGTGCTTCCCGGCGTAGTGGGACCACCGACGAGCTGGGGCCGGACGAGCCCGAGCAGCCCGGGCGGTCGGGCGAGGACGGCCCGAAGACCCCGGACGGCACGCCGGACGAGGCCGCCCCCGAAGGCCCGGACGGCGCCGATCTGCTCGCCGCGCTGCTGGACGGGATGGACGCGGCGCTGTGCGCCTTCGACGGCGACGGGGTCGTCACCCACTGGAACCGCGAGGCCGAACGCATCCTCGGCTGGAGCGCCGCCGAGGCCGTCGGCCGGCACGGGTTCGCCGGCTGGGCCGTGCGCGAGGCCGACGCCGCCGACATCGAGGGGCGGCTGATGTCCGCCATGCATGCGCCGGGCCGCCAGGTGCACGAGTTCGCGCTGGTGACGAAGGACGGCGGCCGGGTCCTCGTGCGCACCCAGTCCGCCGCCGTGCCCGGCCCCGACGGCAAGGCCGCCGGACTGTATTGCGCCTTCAGCGAGGTGCACGCCCAGATCGACCTGGAACGCTCCATCGCGCTCAGCGAGGCCCTCTTCGAGGACGCCTCCTGGGGCGTCGTGCTCGTCGACGCCGACCTGCGCCCCGCCGTCGTCAACGTGCACGCCGCCCGCGCGCTCGGCGCCGGCCGCACCGCGGTCCTTGGCCGCCCGCTCGGCGAACTCCTCACCCGGGGCGCGGAGGAGCTGGAGAACGCGCTGACGCACGTCCTCGCCGAAGGCGCCCCGCCCGCGCCCGCCGAGCTGTGGGTCGGGGTGCGCACCCCGGACGGCGAGAAACGGCGCTGCTGGCGCAGCGGCTTCCTCCGGCTGGCCTCGCCGCTCGCCGAGGAGCCGGTGCCGCTGGGGGTGGGCTGGATCTTCCAGGACGTCACGGAGGCCAAGCAGGGCGAGCAGGAGGCCTCGCTGCTGCGCTTCCGCGCCAACCAGCTGCACCGGGCGGCCCGCGCGGCCGCCGAGTGCGAGGACGCGTCCGAGGCGGCGACCGTCCATCTCGACTTCGCGCTGGCCGGGTTCGCCGACCACGCGCTGGTGGACCGGCTGATGGGCGGTGCGTCCGCCGACCCGGACGCCGCCGGCCGGCTGCGGCTGATGCGGGTCGCGGCCACGCCGACGGGCGGTCCCGGCCCCAGTGTCCTCACCGGGCACGCGGGCCTGCCGCTGCGCTATGCCGAGGGCCACCCGGCGCTGCAGTGCGTCTCCCGGGCCGGTTCCGTGCGGGCCGGCGCGGGTTCGGCGCCGGCCGACGAGGCGCGGGAGTGGGCCCGGGCCCGCCAGTGGCCGGAGGGCACGGTGCACGCCCTGTGCGCGGTGCTGCGCAGCCGCGGCCGCACCCTGGGAGTCGTGACGTTCCTGCGCGGCGCCGGCCGCTCCGCGTTCGAGCGCACCGACGCGACGTACGCCGAGGACGTCGCCGGCCGGATGGCGGCGGCCCTGGACCTGGCGGACCTGGCCGCCGACGCGGCGAAGGCGGCGAGCCGGGGCGACACGGCCGGCGGCTGA
- a CDS encoding SIS domain-containing protein: protein MSDRKLAAQFFDAAITLLQRARDEEADAVEAAGALLADTVAAGGRLFAFGAGHSSLAAQDVVYRAGGLALMNLLAVPGVEVTSGPLGSTLERVDGLASAVLDTSPLRAGDALVVVSLSGRNALPVEMARNARALGVSVIGVTSVAYASQTGSRNASGTFLKDHCDVVLDSKIAVGDSELTLDTVPAPFAPASTVVTSALLQAVMATAAGALAERGIEPPLLRSGNVDGGLDWNARIMEEYRDRIFYGR, encoded by the coding sequence ATGAGCGACCGCAAGCTCGCCGCCCAGTTCTTCGACGCCGCGATCACCCTGCTGCAGCGGGCCCGCGACGAGGAGGCCGACGCCGTCGAGGCGGCCGGCGCGCTGCTCGCCGACACCGTGGCCGCCGGCGGCCGGCTCTTCGCCTTCGGCGCCGGCCACTCGTCGCTGGCCGCCCAGGACGTCGTCTACCGCGCGGGCGGCCTCGCCCTGATGAACCTCCTCGCGGTGCCCGGCGTCGAGGTCACGTCCGGCCCGCTCGGCTCGACCCTGGAGCGGGTCGACGGCCTCGCGAGCGCCGTCCTGGACACCTCGCCCCTGCGCGCGGGCGACGCCCTCGTCGTCGTCTCGCTGTCCGGGCGCAACGCGCTGCCGGTGGAGATGGCGAGGAACGCCCGCGCCCTGGGGGTGAGCGTCATCGGCGTGACGTCCGTCGCCTACGCCTCGCAGACGGGCTCCCGGAACGCCTCCGGGACGTTCCTGAAGGACCACTGCGACGTCGTCCTGGACTCGAAGATCGCGGTCGGCGACTCCGAGCTCACCCTGGACACCGTTCCCGCGCCCTTCGCCCCCGCCTCCACCGTCGTCACCTCGGCACTCCTGCAGGCCGTCATGGCCACCGCGGCCGGCGCCCTCGCCGAGCGCGGCATCGAGCCGCCGCTGCTGCGTTCCGGCAACGTCGACGGCGGCCTCGACTGGAACGCCCGGATCATGGAGGAGTACCGGGACCGGATCTTCTACGGCCGCTGA
- a CDS encoding metal-dependent transcriptional regulator, with protein MSGLIDTTEMYLRTILELEEEGVVPMRARIAERLDQSGPTVSQTVARMERDGLVSVASDRHLELTDEGRRLATRVMRKHRLAECLLVDVIGLEWEQVHAEACRWEHVMSEAVERRVLELLRHPTESPYGNPIPGLEELGEKDGADPFLDAGMVSLADLDPGAEGKTVVVRRIGEPIQTDAQLMYTLRRAGVQPGSVVSVTESAGGVLVGSGGEAAELQAEVASHVFVAKR; from the coding sequence ATGTCCGGACTGATCGACACCACGGAGATGTATCTCCGCACCATCCTCGAGCTGGAAGAGGAAGGTGTGGTCCCCATGCGTGCCCGGATCGCCGAGCGCCTCGACCAGAGCGGACCCACGGTCAGCCAGACGGTGGCGCGCATGGAGCGCGACGGCCTGGTCTCGGTCGCCAGCGACCGGCACCTGGAGCTCACGGACGAGGGCCGGCGGCTCGCCACGCGCGTGATGCGCAAGCACCGCCTCGCCGAGTGCCTGCTGGTCGACGTGATCGGCCTGGAGTGGGAGCAGGTGCACGCGGAGGCCTGTCGCTGGGAGCACGTGATGAGCGAGGCGGTCGAGCGCCGCGTGCTGGAGCTGCTGCGGCATCCGACCGAGTCGCCGTACGGCAACCCGATCCCGGGTCTGGAGGAGCTGGGCGAGAAGGACGGCGCCGACCCCTTCCTGGACGCGGGCATGGTCTCGCTGGCCGACCTCGACCCGGGCGCGGAGGGCAAGACCGTCGTCGTCCGCCGCATCGGCGAGCCGATCCAGACGGACGCGCAGCTGATGTACACGCTGCGCCGCGCGGGAGTGCAGCCCGGCTCGGTGGTGAGCGTGACCGAGTCGGCGGGCGGGGTGCTGGTCGGCAGCGGCGGCGAGGCGGCCGAGCTGCAGGCGGAGGTCGCGTCCCACGTGTTCGTCGCCAAGCGCTGA